TCTGGcagaaggctttcccacattctttacattcataaggtttctctcctgtatgaattctctgatgttgagtAAGTCCTGTTCTTTGGCAGAAGGTCTTCCCACATTTGTTACATCTATAAGctctctctccagtatgaattcgtTGATGTTCAATGAGTCCTGTTCTCTGGtgaaaggcttttccacattcagggcattcataaggtttctctccagtatgaattcgcTGATGTACAATAAATCGTGTGCTCAGGCTAAAAGCCTTCCCACATTCTtgacattcataaggtttctctccagtatgaactgTTTGATGTTGAATAAGTGCTGAGCTCTGGTGGAAGGCTTTCCCGCATTCATTACAAACGTGAgttttctctccagtatgaattctctgatgtcgaGTAAGTTTTGATCTCTGTCGGAATGCTTTgccacattcattacactcataaggtttttctccagtgtgaattctctgatgttcagtaagCTGCGAACTACGGCGGAAAGCCTTGCCACATTCATTGCATTCATGAGGTTTCTCTCCAGCATGAATTCTCTGATGCTGTCTAATTTCTGCTTTCTgactgaaagcctttccacattcatgaCATTCATAAAGCTTTTTACTAATATGAATTGTCTGATACTCCATAAGGCTTGAATTATAAGTGAAGGGTTTCCCACATTCATTATATTTGCCTTCTCCATAGTTATCATATTTAtggatattcttttctttattgctCTGAGGAGTTTCTAAATTAGCTTTAAGTTTCCACGCTTCTCCTAAATTGGAGACACATATATCAACCCTTGTTAGTATTTCCTGAGATGATTCTTTAATAGCAATGCCCAATTTTGAAGCTGAAAACTTGGTCTCCCAAcctgaaagaaattttttttaaaattaattatttcctcAGTCTCCTGCTACATACATATTATTGACTTCTGTATCAACTATCAAGAAATGTGATTGGAcaactttaaaaagaataaataataataattgaatattatatcCTAAGGTCAAGGAAAGTCTTTCATAGTTCTTCAAGTGTTACATAAAAATGTATCATTATTTTGTAATGATGTATACTTTATGGAGACAACTAAGTAGAGTGCCGAGTTTTGTtcttaaaattaggaaaaactgATTCTAAAAACCAGCTCTGTGACCTCAAAAtcataagttatttaacttctatgTTCCTCAGGCAACTTCCTAGGACTAATCACAGATTATTTGGTGGAAGGAGTTGCAAAATCATAGATAGGTTGCgtttttacattcaattcatttatatttgaagaaactggaacttaaattaatttaaattaaagtaaattaaattagcaatctcattgctaatataaAAACCAGCTCTGTGACCTCAAAAtcataagttatttaacttctatgTTCCTCAGGCAACTTCCTAGGACTAATCACAGATTATTTGGTGGAAGGAGTTGCAAAATCATAGATAGGTTGCgtttttacattcaattcatttatatttgaagaaactggaacttaaattaaattaaagtaaattaaattagCAATCTCATTGCTAATAAAAATCAAAGTTCAAATGTAAAGCAAGatttagctattattgttgttctaaCCCCAGGGCCCTTGTCAAACTCCTCTGTCTATGTTGCCTTGCTATAAGacaaagtatatttatttttcaaagttttaaagGGACCATATTTGAAAGTGAAAGGTCTAACTTCCAGGATTATTTTTGGCCATGCCATGACATCTCTCCACAATGGAATAAAATGACTATTTCTCAAAATGTTTAAGTCGAGGGTGGATGACCAGCAGTTCAGAATAATATAGAAATTTTGCATTGGGCGGGAGATTGGACTGAAGTGTTACTcgattttctcaaaaaaaaaaaaaaaaaaaaagaatctttattcTTCCTATGATTAAAAAGAATATGGATATTGGAATAGTGGGGGCTTTTACTTCATCTTCTCTGCCCTCCTTAGGGAAAGAGGTAGGGAAGAAGTGGGTCGTaggaagagaagcagagagaaacaaagagagacagaaacatacacataaagaaaaaaagataaacagagatagagggagaaattCATTTCCAAAGATTGCAACTGaaagataaattgaaagaaataatgaaactaaaaaataattccttcaaaattgTTAAGAATACAGAAATATGACAAAAGTAAGGAAGGCAGATAGAAGCCTCATATAAATgcctgtctttatttttattagagaaggaaggagacaggATCTTCACAGAAGCAGCCTCACATAGCTTGATCAGGGTTAAAGGAGTCCTAGACACTCTTGCTGATGATTACAACCTAGTTCCTAGAATATCGACCCTGTGGGCGCACTGGGCACATGACACAGTGAGTGTGCTGGCTACATCTCCCCATTTTGTGCCAGGGAACCAGATTTTTCTGAACTCTATTGTTTGCTTAAAACCAATCAATGTGTCATCTCTGCCTTCACTTAAGTTATGATAAAGATATTGAACAGAAGAGTTCCAATTCATAGGGCATGCTACTGGAGATTTCTCTATAAGATAACTCACTAATGACTAATTTTGGGTCCTGCCTCTGTACTAGTTTCAAATCCTCTACCTGCCTTGTCAGTCATCTATAGCAAATCCTCACATTTTATCTCAAGCAGAGACTGAGAGCTTGTTAGCAAAGCCTTTGTTGAAATCCATGTCTAACATTTCTGCGTAATTCTCCTGATTGGTCACTATTTACACTATTTTACAGAGCAtatacataaaaaaaagaaagaggtcaGTTAATCATTGATTTCTTCTCTTTGGAGGAATGGGCTAACTCCAGATAAATCTGTACCAAGTCTTTCTAGATAATTTTTGAATCTATACAAAATGGTTTTAAGctgaaaaaggaaggggaggatgAAAATTGCCTACATCTATTTGCCACATTAGACAGCAGAATGAGTAGTAAAAATATAGGCAAACTAGCTCCAAAACTCCAAATGACAATGCTCAGTAATTTAAAGGAAAGTCAGGGCAGGAGCCAGCACCTCTCTGCCATGTATGTACCACAAGCATCTGCTCTCATGTGTTCCACAAGTCATTCTTGGCCTTTGCATGTGGGGAGGTGTGCCTAGTCTCCCAAAGGATCTTAAGCTTTTGGCCCACTCTTCTTTTAGTTCATTTATTACTTGTTGATATCCCAGGTGACAGAAATCCCAGCAAACTGGAGATCCAGCAGGTATGACTGATGAGCCATAGTGATTGATTTTTGGAAGGTATTGGGAATAAAATGGGGCAGAAGGGACAGAAACAGGCAAATGTTTTCAAGAATTGTTAAAAGGAGTAATAAACaaagtctataaaataaaagactagAGAGTTTGACTTTGATTCTGAGGAAAAAGTCCAGGGAATATCACTGAAGGGACATTTAGTAAACATCCAAGATGCTTCCAAGATTGGCATAGCCAAGCTTGCAAAAGCTTGTAGCTAGTTAAATGGGCCACCTGATGGTGATCTTATAATCTGGAAGACCTTGCAAGCATTCCATCTCTGCCTTCACTtagataacaaaataaaaggaaaattcaaagTGATCCTTAGTCCTGGGGCTTGCAAAATTGAAGAGCagtagagaaagggaaagagggcaCTAAGAATCACATGGTTCTGAAAAGTTCACTAAGCAGGAATGGGACAGCTAGGATGGCTGGACAAATTGGGGAGCTTCATCTGCTGATGGCCAGGCACCCAACCCGCTCCCCCTGACATTGCCTCCACAAGggaaaatcaaatatgaaataaagcagATGAATTCAATTAAGGCGCCTCAGGATGACATGATACACCTGCAGCTCACTGGTTTATAAATGGTTGTAGACATGGGCTTTGATAAAAAGGAGAATTCTTACCTGGAGAACCAAAAGGACTCAGTGGTTCGAGCGAGCCTAAGAAAACCTGACCCTCAGGCTGACTATAAGCAATTCTAACCTGGAGAACCAACAAAGAAGTTGACTCagtgggagaagaagaaaaaaagcaaaggctCGAGCGAGCCTAAGAAAACTTGACCCTCAGGCTGACTGTAAGCTGTAAGGAAGTGTGCCAGGGCAGATATTGAAGAAAGCACATGAGGGAGCCTGGCAACGAGGAAGAGCTCAGGGAGATGGCATTCACAGAGCAGAAGCACAGAGTGGGATACCCCTCTTCTACATGTCAGATCAGTTCTCTACATGCTGAAGAAAAGTGGCCTTTCTCAGAGACACTGGCTCTAACAACTGTTTTCCAGCGTTCcatttcccttccaatcttggctgcattggttttgtttgtgcaaaccctttttaattcaACCTAATTAAAAGTATCCATTCTGcatttcatgatgttctctagctcttctttggccaGAATTTCCCCCCTTTACCACAGATTCTGCTAATTTGCTTAGAGCATCACCCTTTATAGGATGTTCCTCTCCAGCTTCTCagttaaaaagacaaagaaaggatcAGGGATTGCAGGCTTGAAGTGAGCAAGTACGGCCTCCCCCAATTTGCAGATAgacaaactgaggcagacagcagttcaaagacttgaacctaggtctttGTATCTCACCCTCCACAACAGGCTCAGAATCAGCACACACTGGGAAAAGCACCGGTTCTGAGTCACGGGCCTCGGGCCCAAATACTGCCACCCAAACACAGCCTTCTTGCACTTCGGCGTCTACCTCTGCAAAGGAATGGGGCTGGCCTGATGGTCTATGGGGTCCTCTCCTGCTCCCTCATGGTCTCTCTCAGTGGATCTAAGATCGTGGTTCATAGAGTGGAAAGGACAAGAGAAAAAGCTTCTGGAGTCCATGAACTGGGGCTCCGCAGGCCGTGGCCCTGTTGTTCCTGTTGGCCTTTCTCTGAACAAACACCCCAAGACCAGACCAGTCAGTAGGCCTGGGGGGAAAGATGGCTCAGGGGGTGGCAAAAGGATGGAGGAACACCAGTAACCTGAAGGAAAGCTGCTTAGACTTTCTAGTGATCAGAGCATGCAGAcaaacaactctgagacatcCACCTTAGGTGACATGGTTCACAGATGATACAATGAACCttggggggcggggaggagggcCTGGGAGACCAGGCCCAGGTCACCCATTGCCACTGGGATGTAAGGTGCCCATGCTCCCCAAGAGCCAGCAGATGCTGAGGTAAAACCCAACGTGGGCTCCCAGCAGGGAAGGCTGGAAATAAGCCCCAGTTTCATGGATGGGGCTAGGGGCTGGAGGGTTCTAGGACCTCAACCCTGTCCTGAGCCTTTGTGGCTTGGATCCCACGAACAGAGGATGATGGGAAGACCcccaagaaagaaagcaagggaAACAGCACCCTAACAGGTACGATCCTGGACAGAGGCTGGGGAGCCGAGACGGCAAAGAGAACATCACTAATTCGATTGATTCAGTGAAATCTGCTCGAGAGATAGAAGGAATGGGCAGGGATGGGCAGAGGGCCCATGGCCACACCAGAGAGCACAAGGGAAAAAGCCCCCTCCCCAGATCTTGGCCAGCACAGGTCCCTGGACCTTAGGGGACACCTGACTCCCTCACCTGCACGGCTGCTTCCTGGGGCGTCTCCTTCGGGCACCCACGGTCCTTCCCCTCGCTCCAGCTGGCAGACCACATGGGGACTGGAGACAGCAAGCCCTGTGCATGGGAAACGGGAACGTTGGAGCCCCACAGCCCCCGGGGTCCACTCTTAGCCCTGGAAAGTGGCCATGATAAGAGGGGCCTTGGGGGCCCAGAGGGTCAAGGGGTCACCAGTGTCCAGAGCAAAGGCCTCTCCTTAGGTCCTGGCCCAGCTGGCCCTCCATATTCATTCCCTCTCTCCCCGTCCCAGGGCAGCGGGGTCCTCACCCAGGCCCACCAGGTTCTggtagttctccagcatcaccTCCCGGTACAGCTCCTTCTGGGCTAGGCCCAGCTGCCCCCACTCCTCCCGGGAGAAGTCCACGGCCACGTCCTGAAAGGTCACAGACCCCTGAAAGAGCACAAAgagccaagaaaactttaaaaacaagGATTAATATATGTATTGAACTACTAACCGCCCACCAGGCAGCTCCCAAGCTCCTTTAAGCAGTCTCACACTGAGAGCGGCTGGATTTTGGGGCTGAGGGCCCCAACCTGGCAATCCCACCTTCACCTAAGCAGCTAAGAAAGCACCAAGTCCAGTCGGACTCCGGGGACCCACGGAGCATGTCACCCCCTGTGTGGGTCAGCCAGCAACTCCACGAGTGGCCTTGGGCCATCCGCCAGGGCTTTATTGAGCAGGTGGGGGATGGGTGGGGTGCAGGCGTAACGGTAGTCAGGAATCCCACCtcacagaaggggaaactgaggctcagagagagctTGGCCCTTGGCTCCTTCCCCACCCTGTGGGCAGCCCCTGAGGCCCATGGCACCTCCTGAGCTGGCCCTCATACGAACACAGGGAGGCAGGTCACAGAGCAGGGCTTGGGAACCAGGACAAGGACGTGGGGAGAGGAGGAACGGGAAACGGACACGAGGTTTTGGGAGGCTTCCTACTCTCTGGCTTCCATGCTTACTATGTGTGGGCCTGGCCAAGAGTCCTGCCCTGCTGACCCCCAGCCTCTCCCTGGAGAGGATGGCAGGGAGGAGTGCCAGGCTTGGGAGGCCTGGAGGAGGCAGAACCCTGGGGAAAGCCCCTGATCCAGGCCTCTGTCCGCTCCTCTCTAGGGTGGAGATGTCACCACTTGGACTCCCTCCTCCTGTggggggtgggggcagggagTGGGCTCATACTTTTGGTCACACATGTTTGCCACCCTCATTATTAGGCTCCTTCTGTATGAGCATCATGAATCACCCTGACAAGTGAGATGGGCCCTGGGAGCTGGGGAGGAGCGGTGGGGGCCGCTCTGGGCAGGGTCTGCCTCCTCCCCTGGACTAAGACCCTTCCTGCTCTGAATCGGTGACTCTCGATGGTCCCAATATTGTGGAgcagaagacaaagaaaagaaaggatgagtCCCATGGGCACTGGCCCATAACGCTTCTGGTCAACCCCCCACGTACCTGGTGGGGCCTGGCCAGTGGGAGCACTGAGGCCATTCCGTCCTTGTGGGCCCTGCTCCTCTCTGGGAAAAGCCGGGACACAGATCTGGGGAGAAGGAGCACCATGGGGAGTCAGGCAGCAAGCACTATAGGTGGCTGTGAGACGGTCTAAGGCAGGGGGACAGAAAGAAAGACGTCTCCCCCGAGCAGCTCACCTCCTCAGTGCTGCCCCACCGTTCTCCAAAACAACTGGAAACTATGCTGAAAAACCTTTCGGCCCAGGACATGTTCCAGTGTGGGCGCACGCTTCTAAGGGCTCCCAACCCCCCAAATACCCTCAGTCGCCCTTCTGTAGCAGCAAGAGCCACAGCAGAATGGTGGGGAGGCTCGCCGACCACCACGTcaagcttccctggcttcctcacGGCCTCGGCGCCGAGCCCACCGTCTGCATGGCGGCCGTGGCCGTGCCAAGCCCCCTTTTGGATCCCCGGGCTCCTCTCTGTGCTTAGCTGGGGTAGATGAGCCTCTGGGAACCTTTCTGCACAAAGTTCCTTTATTAAAAGTAACAAGGGGAGTGGTCTGCAGCCCCCACAGCGCCCCCCAAGCGCGAGGTGGAGAGTTCTTTGCAGTTCTCGGCTCGGGCTCCCCCAGCAGACCCCACGGGGCCTCCCTTTGTCAGCTTTTTGTAGCGGGGGCTCGGTTTCTGTTATCGGCCAGGACGGGCTCGGGCCAGCCTGGGTTAGTTTCACTCGGGACTTCCTAGGACTCCATCCATCATACGTTCATTTCCacagcccctcccccccaagagTGACTCATAGTGAGAACACAGAGTCACTTCTTATCTAAAATGTTGCCGCTGATAATGATTATAAAGCCACCCAGAGAAAAAGCGCTCAAGGACCTCCGGCGGATCTCCCGTCCTTGGGGACAGAGTGTCCCCTTAGAAGGTAAGCTTCCCGAGGGCAGGGTCTCCCTGTCCCGTACTCCCAGCAGCCCTTGGCGCTCAGGAGGCGCACGGCTTCTGACTGAACTAAGAGGCTCGGGGCCTGGCAGTGTTCCACAAGTGGGAGAGGGAGAATTCAGGAAAACTCGCGGAGATCTCTGGCTGCCGAGGTGAGGTGAGCAGAGCCGGGAAAACAGCCTCCCCAAAGGGCCCGAGGAAAACAAGGAAACCTTTGGAACTGCGCAAGCTCGGGAGCAGGAAACGCGCCCCTTGCAGATGTCACTCCCAGGGTCTCCATGTGTGACCCGGGAGCCCTGGCCCAGAACCGCCCGCGCGGCTCTAGGAGCAGCTCCAGGGGAACCCCTGGCGCTCAAAGTTAGGGACCCCCAATGTTCGGGTTTGTGGCCGCCGGGCGGAGCGTTCCCAGCTCGGACTGATCGGTCTGAGCACAGTCAAACCTCACTCGGCTCTTAACTTCGTGAGATCCTGGTTCTCTCTGAGACAAAGGTAACCACCCCACAAGTACTTGGGGATACAGGAGGAGGGGCTATGGGGCCCCACAAATGGGGGAGCTACTCGAGGCTGCGCACCCCCAGCAGGTATGGGGGGGACAACAGCCTGGATGATAGGGAGCCCCAGCAGGTGTGGGAGCTGTGTAGGGCTGCACAGGTCTCGAGGCGGGGAGATAGGGAGCCGCGGGGTCTGGGTCCTCTCCCACACAGTTGGAGCTCTTCCACTAGGGAGGCAGTCCTCAAAGAAAGGAGCCTGGGCTGGGCGGGGGAGCAGCCAAGCAGTTGATTGGTTGTCAGGTCGCGCCCCCTCAGGCTGACCAATAGGTGTTGAGAAGGCGTGGTCTCGGGGGAGTGCGCATGTGTGGTTACCTCTGGCAGACagctcctccccacctcccaggAGGCTCCGAAACCCAGGCCCGGCACTCAGCAGCCCCGCCGCCTGCGCGTCCGCCCGGCCCCTAGCTGTCACTCACCCCGGCTCAGGACGCAGGGTCGTAGGCCCCGGCGGCGGCGGAGAAGGAGCGGAGCGGGACAGACCGTGAAAGAAGAGGTTGCGGAGGGAAAGAGGAAGCGGAAATTTCGTTTGTTTTCTCCTCCCTCCGGTTCAGGAGGTGCCTCGGCGACATGCAGAGGCCTCTGGGAAACGTAGTCCTGAGGCTAGAGCGGCTTCTGCGCTTGCTCGGGTTCCGTGGCCCCGCCCAGCCTGTGGAACTGTGGTGCTGGATCTTTTTTCCGTCCTTCCTCTGGCCAAGCTGCCGCCCGAGGCTGACTGGGCCCCCTGGTGCGGAGGCTGCTCCTTTTGGAGCAGGTCCCTGGGGCACATGGTTGTTCCATAGTCCCCGCGCCCCTTGCCCCTCCGCAGGAGAGGCTTCCCGGGATGGGAGGGGCTGCATCTCTCCTCCCCAGCAGGCCGCTTAGCACCCAgggctggagggagggagggacagatgAGAGTGGGACTGGGTGCGCAGGTGCAGACGAGGGGGCGGGGAGGCAGcaggggagtgggggggggggtgccTCTTCAGAGCACGTGCACGCCGGGACTAGTGCACGCCGGGACGGCTGCTTGTGTCTGTGCGGCCTAGCTGAGGGAGCAGTGCGGGCGAGGCAGTCGGGGTGCGGCTGCCTCCCTGGACGCCCGGGCCCCGCGCATGAATCTCCTTAGCTCCGCGGTGCCCTGGCCAGGTCCCAGGAACGATCTGCCTGCAGCGCAGATGTCTGAGCCCGGCCGCCAGGCTCTCCGGGGCAAGGAAAACGGCCCTTTGGCGCTTCCTCTGATAGGACAGAAAAGAAGGCGTTTTCTGCTGGGCATGCCTGGTCAGCTCGGGCAGGTGAGCGGGGGTGGGAGGGGGCAGTTTCCCCAGCATTAAAAAGAGCTGCTCCAGCCCGGATTGAGGCACGTTGGGAAAGAAGTCAAGTGGGGAGGATCTGGATTCCAATCCTACTTCTGAACCATCAGTCGAGTGACCCTGCTGGgcaaatcttttaaaatgctCTGGATCTTATTTTCCTTACCTCAAACAGCCTTACCTGAACAGCCCCTCAGATCACTTCCAGCTCCACATGTGAGAGCCTGATGAAAAAAGTCTCTGTACTCCAACAATCCTTACAACATACGCACATGTGCCTAATAAAGAGTCCTAAGATTTGGATTTGGAATCTTAAGAAATTGGATCCCTTCCATTTGGAGtgtcttaggaagatttggaAGGTCACCTAGCAGGATAAGAAAAAGTCACTGAGGTCCTTTCATCGACTAAACTGCCATACCTTCGCACTGCCCCATGGAGCACAGCCCTTTTGGGCCGGCCACATCGTTGGAAAGCCAAGCCAATGCTTGCCAAAATGACTTACGGAGAACTCCCATGGCAAGCGCTCATGTGGTgctcagaaaaagcaatacaaggaaactgagtctcaaaacCCCTGAAAACCTTCGTATCAATTGTGGAGACATGAGCCCAGGACCACCCAACAAGACACAGCCTCATCAGAGAAAGCGCCGAGAGCAAAGGAGATCAGAAGAGAAGTGAAAGGCGCAGTTAGAGAATCCATGGTATTTATGCCTCATTTATGGTAGAGCCCTCTGAGCTTGTATTAGTCTACTGGCCACAATCAGATGCTCTCTAACTTGACTCTAAAGTAGTGATGTGGATGAGATGCATgaaatcatctgcaaaaaattCACATGCCTGGGCCACCTTTGCAACAAGGTTGGCAAAAAGCTTCGTTTTGTCATCCTAAGACTGGTAAAGTTGGGGAAAGACGCAGGTTCCCTAGCAGAACTCCCATTTAACTAGTAAAAGAATATAACTTaaagctgtaaaatgggaaaatagtaGCAATAACTATCATTGAGTATTAGAagtttttttaaagcctttaaacTCCAAAAGTCCCCACCTGGCTGAAGAGTGACTTCTACTATGATTTTGATCAGTTGCAAGAGAAATATAGACAGAACtccaataaagtttttttttatttaatttttattttattttataattataactttttttttttgacagtacatatgcatgggtaattttttacaacattatcccttgcacttatttcccttcctccctcaaccccctcccccagatggcaggcagtcttatacatgttaaatatattatagtatattctagatacaatatatgtgtgtagaacctaattttttgttgcacagaaagaattggattcagaaggtaaaaataacagtttacactcatttcccagtgttccttctctggatgtagctgattctggccatcattaatcaattggaattggattagctcttctctatgttgaagaaatccacttccatcagcatacatcctcgtacagtatcattgttgaagtgtataatgatcttctggttctgctcgtttcactcagcatcagttgatgtaagtctctccaagcctctctgtatttctcctgctggtcatttcttatagaacaataatattccataaccttcatataccataatttacccaaccattctccaattgatggacatcccttcatcttccagcttctagccactatgaaaaaggctgccacaaacattttggcacatacaggtccctttcccctctttagtatttccttgggatataagcccagtagtagtatggctgggttaaagtttttttttttttaccattgtcTTCTGAGAGTATGGTCAAATGTGACAAGACCTCCCCTTAATCCTCCTGAAGCTATGGTTGGAGGAGGTAGCTTAAGGACAATGGCACACATCCCTTCAAATATCTCTCCAATCATATATTCTGCCCAACTCATTCCTTGATGGCAAACATATTTCTAAATCTCTGCATGGGGTTCCTGACTCATCATTCAAAACTTTTGAGAATACTCAAGGTCATGGTTATAATGTTTTTTCACCTAAAAGCAGGGGAAAATACAGAGGCAAAGAGCAGAAGCCAGCACTCCCAGGTCCTCTGTGCGCTTCCCTGTGCAGAGGACTTTTCCCAATCCAGGGACTTAGAGTGTGTCTTACTCCAGTACAGTCAAGtagacaaaaaaacaaagagactTGGTCTGGCTGGTTAGGGTCCTTTTGATGAGATTTGGAAAGGAGATAGCTTAAGATCAAAAATACcaacaggaaattcctttttttgggagagactgaaggagataacaatagagaatttttgtcttatttacaataataagaaaattcctgtcttGTTTACAACAAgtgaattcttgtattattgacaaatatctccggaacctcttgataacatctctgtgcaaacattgttttgatgactctagtcatcatgtatgtatataaggaaggctgaaaaatgaaatctttgcatttgatATATACCAGCCAAATGCCCGTCAACTGATGTCCCCCTTTTCAGGcattttgggtcttcctgaaggccaaatgcctgtctatccctttactatcaataaagactttgtttccatacagcattaagtagcaaattcctttgcttctgaaccctgcccttggttactttggggaagggaggagagagagagaaaaggaactgacccatctcggtttagaacctcagtttactcctcatcacttTGACCCTAACTCATTGTAATTAAGCAGCCAATTAAAAGTTCATTTCTTGATCAGCTCCCAGGGACAAGTATACATATCTTTCAGCTGCACTCAGCCACACTTGGTGTTTCCCCAAACTCAGAAAACTGACAAGTGACTCTCCTTCGCCTCTTTTTTGGGTCTTGGCCCTCACTCATCCCAGCCCAGGATGATCCTTATAAGGACAAAATCCCTGAGCAGTAACACAGCCTTTACCCAGACCTT
This sequence is a window from Sminthopsis crassicaudata isolate SCR6 chromosome 1, ASM4859323v1, whole genome shotgun sequence. Protein-coding genes within it:
- the LOC141550405 gene encoding LOW QUALITY PROTEIN: uncharacterized protein LOC141550405 (The sequence of the model RefSeq protein was modified relative to this genomic sequence to represent the inferred CDS: deleted 1 base in 1 codon) translates to MASVLPLARPHQGSVTFQDVAVDFSREEWGQLGLAQKELYREVMLENYQNLVGLGLAVSSPHVVCQLERGEGPWVPEGDAPGSSRAGWETKFSASKLGIAIKESSQEILTRVDICVSNLGEAWKLKANLETPQSNKEKNIHKYDNYGEGKYNECGKPFTYNSSLMEYQTIHISKKLYECHECGKAFSQKAEIRQHQRIHAGEKPHECNECGKAFRRSSQLTEHQRIHTGEKPYECNECGKAFRQRSKLTRHQRIHTGEKTHVCNECGKAFHQSSALIQHQTVHTGEKPYECQECGKAFSLSTRFIVHQRIHTGEKPYECPECGKAFHQRTGLIEHQRIHTGERAYRCNKCGKTFCQRTGLTQHQRIHTGEKPYECKECGKAFCQRTRLTQHQRIHTGEKPFECKECGKAFRVRTLLTQHQIIHTGEKPFECKECGKAFRLSTGLSEHQRIHTGEKPYECNECGKAFRWSAGLSRHQTIHTGEKPFECSECGKAFRLSTALTEHQRIHTGEKPFECNECGKAFRLSIGLTEHQRNHTGEKPYECSECGKAFSQSTQLNRHQRIHTGEKPYECNECGKAFCQRANLTQHQTVHTGEKPYECNECGKAFSQSTALTGHLRIHTGEKPYKCNECGKAFRLRTGLTEHQRIHTGRNHMNAMNAGKLSD